A stretch of DNA from Thiothrix subterranea:
TAGTGCTTTTGCCGAAGAAAACAAGAGAACTTTCCTTATCGTCTTCAACTTAATGGTCACGACAGAAGATCATTATTCTTTGTCATTAAACTATTTGGCACAATTTGAATCTGACTGCGATATAGAAACACAAGATCGTGATGCGCCCTTTTTAAAAATAAATGCCCCCGCTATTGCTTATCCTTTTTTACGGGCAAGCGTTGCGAATATCCTGTTAAATTCCGGGCATGAACCGTTATTACTTCCTACGATTAATTTTATTGAGTTATCAAAGCAGCAAGATCAAGCTCTTCAAGCCGCATCCAAACACACCAATGAGTAGGGTAGCACTTGATGCTTTACTGCCATTTTTGCGGTTCACAAACAGTACGCTCATACAGCAGCATGGAAGCCTATCAATACAAGCAACAGACTTGCCATGCCCTCACGGAATATAGCGTTTGCGAACAATGCGGTGAAGAGTTTATTACGACGGAACAAATCACCCGCAATGAGGTACGCATCCGTGAAGCTAAAAAGGCTTTAAACAATCCATCTTAAACCTCGCTATCACCCAAAATCATACGCTCTATCTGCACCTTAGCATCCTCCAAAATCTGCACCGCCTCACGCTGCAATTCTGCTGCCTGCTCACGAATAGACTGAATGTGTGCTGCAATTTCATTCTGTTTTTCAATAGGAACAATAGGAATTAAAATTTCTTTTACTCTGCTTGCCCCTAAAAATGGAACTCCACCACCACCTAAGTATCTATCAATTTGAAATTTAACCAGTACAGAGTTTAAAATATCACAAACATATATAGGATTGCATAATGATGTATTTATGCGAATAACCCCAGTATTATTGTCTACAGTGTACTTCCCTTGTCTCTCGACAAAACTAGAAAACTTATACTGTTTAATTGCCTCACCAATAAATGGAGAAATAATATCATTAAAACAAAGAATTTTTCTATGAGGAACGTGTTTTATGTACTCTATTTCAGAAAAATCAATTTCATTATTCTGTTTTATATTTTTCACTTTAAGGAGTTTAAACTCTGAAAAGCTCACTTCATCTTTTCCAACCCCCTGAAAAACAGCTAAAGAAATATCCTTTATTTTTTCAACTTTAGTTTTTTTCAGGAGTTCCAAAGTTAAATCCTTGTAAAAAACCCGATGAAAGTCAGAATCAAATCTTCCTCCAGAAACATCTTTTACACTGGAAAAAAACATACGTTCATCGAGACTATTATCTTGCCTAGGAAAAATAATACCTAATTCATTCAACAAATAAGTGTCAATACTATCTAGCAAAGACTGAGAAGCAACCTCTTTTTCTTTTTTTAAATTAAGAGCATTACTGTAAATATCTATTATCTTTTTCTGAATATTTTCATCTGGCACTGGCATTCGTAATTGTCCAATATCAGCAAGATTAATTCTCTGTTGAATACCGCCTCTTTTTTGAATATTTATTAAAGCCATGCCCACATTAGAGTTAAATAAAACCTGAACATATTCAGGTAAAAACCTTGAGTATTTTTTAGGGCGAAGAATTCCAACAGCCCTGTTTGCCATACAAGAAGGAAAACCATTAGGAACAATTGCTGTAGCCCCAACGGAAGCCATAATTGAAAAGAGTAAATCACCAGCATAAATATGACAGCGACTCATTTTTTTAAAATACTCACTGCTAACATAGACTGGATTAGCTGAAATAATTTCATTATTCTTTAAATCTTGTGAACGTAAGTATCTTTTTCCTTCTAGCTCATCACTAATAGCATCAACTGGCAATTTGTCATGATCACCATCTTTTATAAAGAAAGAATTTGATATTTTATCAAGTGGATAGAAGAAATTTTTAATTAGCTTTTCTCTTGATCTATAAAATTCAGGGTCATACCTACCATCCAAATCAGAGAAATTGGTAAAAAACACCTTCAGATTTTCTACGGCTTGACTCAATTCAAAAGGACTCATGGTTCACCTCTTCTTTGATAAACCGTGCCAACTCTGCACCAATGACAGTTAACTCATTAGTGCTAGTCGGCTTGCCTGTAGCGTCATAGCCGATGTCTTCAGCAATTGCCATAAAAATGCTGTAATCCGGTAACGCGCCTTGTTTGCGCTGCATATACAACTCTTCCAGACGTTCTTTTAACTCATTGAGTTGTTCCGTAAATTCAGCCGTTTTTTCTGACTTCCATGCTTTGTATTGTTCCGTTTTCTTAAACGCGGCTAGATCACCACTAAATTCCGCGCCCAGCGCATTATCCAAGACGTGTTTTTTAGTTTTCTCTATTTGCGCTGCTTCAACCTGATAGCGATTTTCTTTCTTAATCGTATCTTGTAGCTGGCGTTTTAGGTTTTTTAATGCATCTGTCGTTTTGGTGCTGTATTTACGTAAAAACAGCACCGAACTTTTTACACCTGCACCCGTAGCCGTAAAAGCCGTTTGTGGCAAACTGACAACCGCAACAATACGATACCAATCTTCAATTTGATCACGCACATATTGCAAGCTACTATTCGTTAACACACCATCAGGAATAACGATAGCGAGATAGCCACCATCGGTTAAAAACTGGTGGCATTGCTCGATAAACAGAACTTCCGTGCTTTGTGTATCACGATTTTTAACACCACTATTTTTTAGATCAAGCCACGTAGTATCTTTCTGCCCAAAGCTATAAGTCTTCAAGTAGGATTTCTCAGTCAATTTGACCGCACTACCAAAAGGTGGGTTCGTGATGATGAAATCGAAACGACCGTATTGAAAGCCAAGATTTTTAGAGATTTCCTGTAATCTTTTAGCCGTTAATAAACCGTCTGCTGTAATGACGTTGGTATGCCCGTCATCGTGAATAATCATATTCATCTTAGCTGCGCGGCTAATTTGCTCATTTATTTCAATGCCATAGAGCTTTTTCTCAGCGAAATCATGCCAATGTTGCCAGTGTTCTTTACTCGTAGGCTCATAAAATTCACTGGCTTCTTGGCGGACTTTTTCAAGCGCGTGTAGCAAGAAACCACCACTACCACATGAAGTATCCAAAACCAGTGAATCATGGGTAATCGGTAAAACATCAACAATAAACTTTACGATAGGGCGGGGTGTGAAATATTGCCCAAAACTGCCACGAAAGAAGGAGTCCATGAAGGTTTCAAACGCCCGACCTTTACTATCAAGGTCAGTCTTATTGAGGTTAATGTCTTGTAAGTATTCCACAATTGTACGCGCACGTTCTGGCGTAAGGCGGATATTGTCACGGAATACTTCAGGGTCTTTTTTTCTGCCCTCTTCATATAATTCAGTAATACGCTCAAATAATTTAGCATTGGTTTTCTTCAGGGCATCCGCTTCAACTTCTTGTGGCGTTTTGCCTACACCTTGTTCGGTAATAATTTGAAAATCGTAAGGCGTGCCTATTTTTCGTGGTTTTCGTTCATCCCAAATTTTACAAAAAATCAGCTTATCCAATTCATCAAACGCTTCGGAGGGGTTAAGTTCATACGCGCCAACTTAAGCCCCTAACCCCTTGTTTCCTCTTGCAAACAAGATGTGGCAACCCCACACAGATGCTTTTACCGACCAAAGTGAAAGTTCCCATGAAGTTGCCACCATTATTAGATACCCGTTTTGCCCAATTCCTGCAAGTGCTGCCAGCCGATTATCACGAACAAGCGTATGCCTTCAAAGCCTTCGCCCGTCCCCGCAAGATCAAAAGCCCGCTGCAATTGCTCCAGTTAGTGCTGGCGTACTGCGGTTTGGACTTGTCGCTACGCAGTTGCGCCGGGGAGGTCGCCCAGAGGCAGGGCTACCTCAGTGACACAGCGGTAAAAAAAGACTGGAAGCCTGTGTTCCGTGGGTAAAATCCCTGCTGGCAGGCGTATTTGGGCTAAGCGAGATTGTCGATAGCGGCAAACTACGTTTCATCGTCATTGATGGCTCGACCGTGCAAGAACCGGCAGCCACTGCCACGACGTACCGCCTGCATATCGCCATTGATTTGATCAACCTCAGCCTGCATCAAGTGGAAGTCACCACCGATAAAGAAGGTGAAAACCTCGACCATTACACGCTGGCAGCAGGCGATGTGGTGCTGATTGACCGGGGTTATAACCAACCCAAAACGCTTGTCCCTTTCATCGACCGAGGCGGTGATGTGGTATTACGCTACAACGTCCACAGCATGAACCTGTATGAAGATGGCGAAGGAGATGATGCCGGACGCCTAGTCAAAATCGACTGGTACACGCGCTTACGCAAGCTGGGCAAACGCCCCAGTTGTGTGCCGGTTTGGTTATGTCATGGCAACAAACGCATCCAGGGCTACCTTCACGCGATCCCCTTACCCGAAGAAAAAGCCGCACAAGCGCGGCGCAAAGCCAAACAACGCGCCAAAGACAAGGGACGCAACCCCAGCACGGAAGCCCTTTGCCTGAGCGAATGGGTACTGATTTTCACGTCATTACCGCCTGAAGTCCTGTGTACCACCACCGCATCCGCACTCTACCGTGTCCGCTGGCAGGTTGAATTGGTGATCAAACGCCTCAAAAGTTTGCTGAATGTCGATGAACTACGAGCGCACAAAGGCTCAAAACTGGCTGATCTGTATCTACACGGCAAATTATTGTACGCCGCCGTGCTGGAAAAGATGACGCAAAGTCGCTTTGCCAATGCCAAGCGCAAACTCGACAATCCTCGCCAACTCACTGATTGGCGACTGTGGAAAACCGTCGCGGATGACCTCAACGCAGGCATCAAAGCCTGTTTTCCTGTCGATGCACGCTTTGCGGATGACAACATCAAGAGTTTGAGC
This window harbors:
- a CDS encoding protein-export chaperone SecB, with the translated sequence MTARLPPQQTMLFMAIAWRHNVMNITLLNTKVNTLVLSPEPPNEDKFHFSFSSAFAEENKRTFLIVFNLMVTTEDHYSLSLNYLAQFESDCDIETQDRDAPFLKINAPAIAYPFLRASVANILLNSGHEPLLLPTINFIELSKQQDQALQAASKHTNE
- a CDS encoding transposase; the encoded protein is MQEPAATATTYRLHIAIDLINLSLHQVEVTTDKEGENLDHYTLAAGDVVLIDRGYNQPKTLVPFIDRGGDVVLRYNVHSMNLYEDGEGDDAGRLVKIDWYTRLRKLGKRPSCVPVWLCHGNKRIQGYLHAIPLPEEKAAQARRKAKQRAKDKGRNPSTEALCLSEWVLIFTSLPPEVLCTTTASALYRVRWQVELVIKRLKSLLNVDELRAHKGSKLADLYLHGKLLYAAVLEKMTQSRFANAKRKLDNPRQLTDWRLWKTVADDLNAGIKACFPVDARFADDNIKSLSERPRKRTLQCLPSPILALLNQCREMALSRV
- a CDS encoding restriction endonuclease subunit S; its protein translation is MSPFELSQAVENLKVFFTNFSDLDGRYDPEFYRSREKLIKNFFYPLDKISNSFFIKDGDHDKLPVDAISDELEGKRYLRSQDLKNNEIISANPVYVSSEYFKKMSRCHIYAGDLLFSIMASVGATAIVPNGFPSCMANRAVGILRPKKYSRFLPEYVQVLFNSNVGMALINIQKRGGIQQRINLADIGQLRMPVPDENIQKKIIDIYSNALNLKKEKEVASQSLLDSIDTYLLNELGIIFPRQDNSLDERMFFSSVKDVSGGRFDSDFHRVFYKDLTLELLKKTKVEKIKDISLAVFQGVGKDEVSFSEFKLLKVKNIKQNNEIDFSEIEYIKHVPHRKILCFNDIISPFIGEAIKQYKFSSFVERQGKYTVDNNTGVIRINTSLCNPIYVCDILNSVLVKFQIDRYLGGGGVPFLGASRVKEILIPIVPIEKQNEIAAHIQSIREQAAELQREAVQILEDAKVQIERMILGDSEV
- a CDS encoding HsdM family class I SAM-dependent methyltransferase, producing the protein MDKLIFCKIWDERKPRKIGTPYDFQIITEQGVGKTPQEVEADALKKTNAKLFERITELYEEGRKKDPEVFRDNIRLTPERARTIVEYLQDINLNKTDLDSKGRAFETFMDSFFRGSFGQYFTPRPIVKFIVDVLPITHDSLVLDTSCGSGGFLLHALEKVRQEASEFYEPTSKEHWQHWHDFAEKKLYGIEINEQISRAAKMNMIIHDDGHTNVITADGLLTAKRLQEISKNLGFQYGRFDFIITNPPFGSAVKLTEKSYLKTYSFGQKDTTWLDLKNSGVKNRDTQSTEVLFIEQCHQFLTDGGYLAIVIPDGVLTNSSLQYVRDQIEDWYRIVAVVSLPQTAFTATGAGVKSSVLFLRKYSTKTTDALKNLKRQLQDTIKKENRYQVEAAQIEKTKKHVLDNALGAEFSGDLAAFKKTEQYKAWKSEKTAEFTEQLNELKERLEELYMQRKQGALPDYSIFMAIAEDIGYDATGKPTSTNELTVIGAELARFIKEEVNHESF